TGTTTGCTGACGCACGAAAATAAGGGGTAAAACCTGAATAATACAATTCGGCAACTACATAGAGGAATGATATGAGTCAATGGGTTTGGTTTCAACGAGATGAGAAAATGCAAGAGTATACATGGACTCATGCTCGAAGTAAGAATTCCTTGGATACATGGATGCAAATTTGGCCAATCGAACCGCACGATCCTTCCCTTCGGTTTGGCGTAAACCAGAATCGGTACTAAACGAAGTTTTTTATGTTCAAAGAAATCTTTACACTGGACGTCATCAATGATTTTTCAAAAAACACGCTTGTAGAGCATGTTGGAATCCAGTTTACCGAAATTGGGAGTGACTACATCGTAGCGACCATGCCCGTAGATCACCGTACCCACCAACCGATGGGGCTCTTGCACGGTGGGGCATCAGTAGTACTCGCAGAATCCCTCGGCAGTGTAGCTGCTACCATGACTCTCGATCACGATGCCCAGTATGCTGTAGGTCTTGACATCAATGCCAACCACATCAAAAGTGCCCGCGAAGGCGTCGTGACAGGCAAAGCCTCCCCCCTACACATTGGCAAAAAAACCCATGTCTGGGAAATAAAAATCCATAACGAAAACGGTGATCTGGTCTGTGTGAGTAGAATCACAATGGCAATCATAGATAAGAAGAAGTAATGAGTGCATTGAAGGACATCAAAAAAAACACCCCACATCAGACTTTCGTCGAAAACTTGACGCACCTGTTTCACACCGCACTGACTTTGGATCGTCCTTTGGCGATTTGGCGCAAGCCACAGGAGACCGAGATCCATGCCATCTGTCAGATCAGTGATTTTGACCATCACATCAGTGAACTCGAAGGGGCTCCCGAAGGTTTCATATTCAATCGCTTCCAATCCAACACGGACGGTGAGCACAATTTCATCCGTTCGGAGATCAAACTATCGCAAACCAACAACGGGTTTGAGATCCATCCCAATGTGCAGAACCTAGAGTCTGAAACAAGCCGCTTCTTTGAAACCTACGCCGCAGTGCAACAAAACAAAGATTTTCGTTTCACTCAGTACCTACAAGTGGCGCCTACCTGTGACGAAGACAAAGAAAGCTTCGTAAACCTTGTCAAACAGTGCAAACAAGCCATCGAAGAAGGATACTACCAAAAGATTGTTCCTTCTAGACGATCCAAATTCAAATACCACGAAGATTTTCACCCTGTCACTGAGGTAGCCAAGCTCTGTACCGCCTACGAAAACGCATTTGTATCTTTGGTCTTCATGCCAGGCAGAGGTTTATGGATAGGTGCCACACCCGAATTGCTCATTGCCACCGAAGGCAAGCAGTTTAGAACAGTTTCACTGGCAGGCACCCAAGGGGTGCCGCATGATTTTGACCTTTCACAGGCTGCTTGGAGACAAAAAGAAATCGAAGAACAGGCTTTGGTGAGTCGCTACATCATCAACTGTTTCAAGCAGATTAGGCTGAGAGAATATGACGAACAAGGACCCAAAACCGTCAAAGCAGGCAATTTAATCCACCTCAAGACAAGTTTCGTGGTAGACATGGAACAGACGCGATTTCCCGAACTCGCGACCACCATGCTGGAGCTACTCCACCCTACCTCAGCGATCTGCGGGATGCCCATGAAGCCCGCTGCATTGTTTCTCGAACAGCACGAAGGCTATGATCGAGAATACTTCAGTGGCAACCTCGGGCCCGTCAATTACGACAACAAAACTGCGATATTTGTCAACCTACGCTGTGCCAAACTGCACAAAAATGGTGGGCTGGTCTTCGCAGGGGCAGGTATCACCGAAGACAGCATCCCCGATCTTGAGTGGAGCGAGACCGAAATCAAATACCAAACCTTACTCAACGTATTCGCCGTTCGTCCATGAACCTCCAGCCCATCTTTGATATCCCAGAACTCTGCCACCAACATGGTGTCGTACATGCCGTCATCTCACCGGGTTCGCGCAATGCCGCACTGACGATTGCTTTTGCAAGACATCCACGTATCCAATGCTACAGTATTCCGGATGAGCGTTCAGCAGCTTTCATTGCACTTGGTCTATCCCTACACACACACCACCCCACTGTACTCATCTGCACTTCTGGGTCAGCAGGTCTCAACTACGCACCTGCAGTAGCAGAGGCTTATTTCAACCAAGTCCCCCTGCTCGTCTTGACAGCCGATCGTCCTCCCGAACTCATCGGCAAACGGGATGGACAGACCATCTATCAGCGAGCCCTCTTTGGTCCCCATGCCAAGGCCTATTTTGATTTCCCCTCTTTCGAGGAAACTCCCGGGAACGCATGCATCCAATCAGCACTACACACCACTACGTCTCAAGCTCCAGGCCCTGTGCATGTCAACATCCCCTTTCGTGAGCCATTTTACCCCGAGGCAAACAAGGTATATCGCGCTACACCAGGGCTCCAAGTCACCCCAATTG
The DNA window shown above is from Reichenbachiella sp. 5M10 and carries:
- a CDS encoding hotdog fold thioesterase; protein product: MFKEIFTLDVINDFSKNTLVEHVGIQFTEIGSDYIVATMPVDHRTHQPMGLLHGGASVVLAESLGSVAATMTLDHDAQYAVGLDINANHIKSAREGVVTGKASPLHIGKKTHVWEIKIHNENGDLVCVSRITMAIIDKKK
- a CDS encoding chorismate-binding protein, producing the protein MSALKDIKKNTPHQTFVENLTHLFHTALTLDRPLAIWRKPQETEIHAICQISDFDHHISELEGAPEGFIFNRFQSNTDGEHNFIRSEIKLSQTNNGFEIHPNVQNLESETSRFFETYAAVQQNKDFRFTQYLQVAPTCDEDKESFVNLVKQCKQAIEEGYYQKIVPSRRSKFKYHEDFHPVTEVAKLCTAYENAFVSLVFMPGRGLWIGATPELLIATEGKQFRTVSLAGTQGVPHDFDLSQAAWRQKEIEEQALVSRYIINCFKQIRLREYDEQGPKTVKAGNLIHLKTSFVVDMEQTRFPELATTMLELLHPTSAICGMPMKPAALFLEQHEGYDREYFSGNLGPVNYDNKTAIFVNLRCAKLHKNGGLVFAGAGITEDSIPDLEWSETEIKYQTLLNVFAVRP